A portion of the Leptospira kanakyensis genome contains these proteins:
- a CDS encoding protein-disulfide reductase DsbD family protein has translation MVSEIQSFIEAQLSSGSFSFLSIFFLALGGLLAGLLPCVYPLYPITAGILKSRVSKHKWSHPLVYYIGLATMYAVFGLVAGFSGGAFNSFLRYPETQVVLAILLFILGLSVAEFLYFPFFSGDLRNSVNVSYANTFFLGIGAGLLSSPCVGPVVVSILVQLITYQTEGFSVIPILFTSLKMFVFGLGLGIPFLLIGVFGFALPKSGKWMKSVQWILALLILYFSYTYLEKAFGLWGLDVSLAAKVFLVWTLTLSFLYLQKKEGLPYEKMKLSLLQLGAYTSLIVLILLLQSGVSKFSSASPGAGLSSIPTEVHGNLEWFRSKEEIYRIAKETGKPIFIDFYADWCTNCKEFQKLTLTHKEWNETFKNKAVLWKVYDTDPIFEEFANDPRYQELKIGLPFFLILDADGKMIYKSNDYLDTKGMIEAVQKF, from the coding sequence ATGGTATCTGAAATCCAATCCTTTATTGAAGCCCAATTGTCTTCTGGCTCTTTTTCGTTTTTAAGCATTTTCTTTTTGGCATTGGGAGGTCTTTTGGCCGGACTTTTGCCTTGTGTGTATCCCTTGTATCCTATTACGGCAGGGATTTTAAAGTCCCGGGTTTCCAAACACAAATGGTCTCATCCACTCGTTTACTACATTGGTCTTGCGACAATGTATGCGGTCTTTGGACTCGTTGCGGGTTTCAGTGGAGGGGCGTTTAATTCCTTTTTACGTTACCCTGAAACACAAGTGGTTCTCGCCATTTTGTTATTCATTTTGGGGCTCAGTGTCGCAGAATTTTTATACTTTCCCTTTTTCTCTGGTGACCTAAGAAATTCGGTAAACGTAAGTTATGCGAATACATTCTTTTTAGGAATTGGTGCTGGTCTACTTTCCTCTCCTTGTGTAGGACCAGTCGTTGTTTCAATCCTAGTCCAACTCATTACCTACCAAACAGAAGGGTTTAGCGTAATACCGATCCTTTTCACATCTTTAAAAATGTTTGTTTTTGGTTTGGGGCTTGGAATTCCTTTTTTGCTCATAGGTGTTTTTGGATTTGCCTTACCTAAGTCTGGTAAGTGGATGAAGTCAGTACAATGGATTCTTGCTCTACTCATTTTGTATTTTTCCTATACTTATTTGGAAAAGGCTTTTGGACTTTGGGGTTTGGATGTGAGTCTCGCGGCCAAAGTATTTCTCGTTTGGACTCTAACCCTTAGTTTTCTCTACTTACAAAAAAAAGAGGGCCTTCCTTATGAGAAAATGAAACTCTCTCTTTTACAATTGGGTGCCTATACCTCGCTAATTGTTTTGATCCTACTTTTACAATCGGGTGTTTCTAAGTTTTCCTCAGCGTCACCTGGTGCGGGATTAAGTTCAATTCCAACAGAGGTGCATGGGAATTTAGAATGGTTCAGGTCAAAAGAAGAAATATACCGAATCGCTAAAGAAACTGGGAAACCGATATTTATCGATTTTTATGCAGACTGGTGTACGAACTGTAAAGAGTTTCAAAAACTCACTCTAACGCATAAGGAATGGAATGAAACTTTCAAAAACAAAGCCGTTCTTTGGAAGGTGTATGACACAGATCCTATTTTTGAAGAATTTGCAAACGATCCGCGTTATCAAGAATTGAAAATTGGATTACCTTTCTTTTTGATTTTAGATGCCGATGGCAAAATGATTTATAAATCGAATGATTATTTAGATACGAAAGGAATGATAGAAGCTGTTCAGAAATTTTAA
- a CDS encoding adhesin OmpL37 family surface protein has translation MKRFSVIILLFLTAIGEMTPDQSSSKATQLIRVSYGLKDNYEFLRILNSTISNRGTEDQKKYFKRCVQHHIESEILHLQMDLGRSYSELRRTQGLLIQLYIFVLEDEIEELEIELGRLARLANGKEKTETKSYLRLGYREIAVAKQKLLVGKNIRPYLYLMKLQELAYSLKSLKQAEKYIVLLGLLHDSVDEFDKETRTFAEMVFEVNRIIFTDREKYLRLLYDSHFDSYGSLDYYELIWKQPDLHELASGIPGFDPSYVRNPEEAKPPKFQ, from the coding sequence ATGAAACGTTTTTCGGTAATAATATTACTCTTCCTCACAGCAATCGGAGAGATGACACCGGACCAGTCCAGTTCCAAAGCTACCCAGTTAATTCGTGTTAGCTACGGACTTAAGGACAACTACGAGTTTCTACGCATTTTGAATTCCACTATTAGCAATCGAGGGACGGAAGACCAAAAAAAGTATTTCAAACGTTGTGTCCAACACCATATTGAATCAGAAATTCTCCATTTGCAAATGGACTTAGGGCGATCCTATTCCGAACTCAGACGGACACAAGGGCTTCTCATCCAACTTTATATTTTTGTTCTCGAAGACGAAATTGAAGAATTGGAAATTGAATTAGGCCGATTGGCTAGGCTTGCGAATGGAAAAGAAAAAACGGAAACCAAATCGTACCTTCGTTTGGGATATCGTGAAATAGCCGTTGCTAAACAGAAATTACTCGTGGGTAAAAATATCCGACCGTATCTGTATCTGATGAAACTCCAAGAATTGGCTTATTCTTTAAAGTCTCTCAAACAAGCAGAGAAGTACATTGTCCTTCTTGGGTTGTTACATGATTCTGTTGATGAATTTGATAAAGAAACTCGAACTTTTGCAGAAATGGTGTTTGAGGTGAATCGGATCATTTTCACTGACCGTGAAAAGTATTTACGTTTGCTCTATGATAGTCATTTTGATTCCTACGGATCCTTGGACTATTATGAACTCATTTGGAAACAACCAGATTTACATGAGTTGGCATCAGGGATTCCTGGATTTGATCCGTCCTATGTAAGAAATCCAGAAGAAGCCAAACCACCAAAATTTCAATAG
- a CDS encoding rhomboid family intramembrane serine protease, which translates to MRSFIWEFPLTAGFSLFLFLLYPIVSIFFPDLVGVYFIATPGEFEPINWILSTFFHGSGAHLLSNLFFLLLLGRVVENRVGKGRWLLFYFMAGLLSVLGDAVVRGLILGDRTPIVGASGAISGLASAATLLSPFRFPLSKTKSIPFPVFLFGWMMVYSDVTNLFARDQVAHWAHLGGFFSVFVTSYLLGDKERREIRQGFLLNFTFFTLTIILLFFINNR; encoded by the coding sequence ATGCGATCATTCATTTGGGAATTTCCCCTCACTGCTGGATTTTCTTTATTCTTATTTTTATTGTATCCGATCGTTTCGATTTTTTTTCCAGATTTGGTCGGGGTGTATTTTATTGCCACACCTGGTGAATTTGAACCCATCAACTGGATTCTTTCTACCTTCTTCCATGGATCGGGTGCTCATTTACTTTCCAATTTATTTTTCCTATTACTGCTTGGTCGCGTAGTGGAAAATCGAGTTGGTAAGGGAAGGTGGTTATTATTTTACTTTATGGCTGGTTTACTTTCCGTGTTAGGCGATGCTGTGGTAAGAGGATTGATTTTGGGTGATCGAACTCCAATTGTGGGAGCCAGCGGTGCCATTTCTGGTTTGGCATCGGCAGCAACTTTACTTTCTCCGTTTCGTTTTCCTTTATCCAAAACAAAATCCATTCCTTTTCCGGTATTTTTATTTGGTTGGATGATGGTTTATTCTGATGTGACCAATTTGTTTGCCAGAGATCAGGTGGCACACTGGGCACATCTTGGTGGTTTTTTCTCAGTCTTTGTTACGAGTTATTTACTTGGAGATAAAGAAAGGCGAGAGATCAGGCAGGGCTTTCTATTAAACTTTACCTTTTTTACATTGACTATCATTCTTCTTTTTTTTATCAACAATAGGTAA
- a CDS encoding zinc-binding dehydrogenase: MKAAVLPQGSRSLEIQELDLPPLLPNQVKIKVKACGICGSDIHLVLHGKMKASYTPCVPGHETSGVVEEVGEQTTKFKKGDRVVVSAGTSCGKCKHCLAGRENLCEEIGVLGFNQRGGFAEYLQIEERYLHHLPEGIPFTEGAILADAVSTPYHAVKYQGEIKPGDTVAIIGCGGLGIHGVAIAKALGAGRIFAVDIDSGSLENAKAYGADELILVEKNMQVGKVLKEKSGGIDLLCDFSGYMPNIENSVRAMNRGGRIVLVGIGRNKLEIPMPFFLIERQIRITGSYGSDRRAIPELIQLYQDKKLSLTKSISGIHKLEDTNEYLHALEEKKGNPIRFIINPEL; encoded by the coding sequence ATGAAAGCAGCAGTTCTCCCTCAAGGTTCAAGGTCTCTTGAAATTCAAGAATTAGATCTCCCTCCCCTCCTACCCAACCAAGTAAAAATCAAAGTCAAAGCTTGTGGTATTTGTGGATCCGACATCCATTTGGTTCTCCATGGTAAAATGAAGGCGAGTTACACTCCATGTGTTCCTGGCCATGAAACTTCTGGCGTTGTGGAAGAAGTTGGAGAACAAACCACCAAATTCAAAAAAGGCGACCGAGTCGTTGTCAGCGCAGGAACTTCCTGCGGAAAATGTAAACACTGTTTGGCGGGACGTGAAAATCTTTGCGAAGAAATTGGAGTCCTTGGTTTCAATCAAAGAGGTGGGTTTGCCGAATACTTACAAATCGAAGAACGTTACCTCCATCATTTACCTGAGGGAATTCCATTTACGGAAGGGGCCATTCTTGCCGATGCCGTATCAACTCCTTACCATGCCGTCAAATACCAAGGCGAAATCAAACCTGGTGACACTGTTGCCATCATTGGATGCGGAGGACTGGGAATCCACGGAGTTGCCATCGCAAAAGCATTGGGAGCCGGAAGAATATTTGCAGTCGATATTGATAGTGGGTCTTTAGAAAACGCAAAAGCCTACGGGGCCGACGAACTGATACTTGTGGAAAAAAACATGCAAGTGGGTAAAGTTTTAAAAGAGAAATCTGGCGGGATCGATCTGTTATGCGACTTTTCTGGTTATATGCCTAACATCGAAAATTCCGTTCGGGCCATGAATCGTGGCGGGCGTATTGTCCTTGTGGGAATTGGCAGAAACAAACTAGAAATTCCTATGCCGTTTTTTCTAATCGAGAGGCAAATTCGTATCACAGGATCTTATGGTTCCGATAGAAGAGCAATCCCAGAACTCATCCAACTCTACCAGGATAAAAAGTTAAGTCTTACCAAATCCATCAGCGGGATCCATAAACTAGAAGATACCAATGAATATTTGCATGCTTTGGAAGAAAAAAAGGGAAACCCAATTCGCTTCATCATCAATCCAGAATTATAA
- a CDS encoding NAD(P)H-dependent flavin oxidoreductase, translated as MKIKTKISEMLKIDLPIIAAPMFLVSYPELVVAVSEAGGIGCFPSLNYRTPEQLREGILEIRSKTKKPIGVNLILHKEHNPNWAKQFEVVMDLKVELIITSLGTPRTIAKEIKSNGSTLFCDVTTLKHANIVAKSGADALIAVSQGAGGHAGAITPFALIPYLKKEVGLPVIAAGAISTGSQMAAALSLGADAVYIGTRFIATPESKAQNEYKQMLIDSSPDEIVYTEKISGIPANWLSKSVERSPEILEDGPKKIAAGHAGGEKAIEQEYKRWRDIWSAGQGVAQIEEVKPAGEIVKEIAAEYLATVNHLPR; from the coding sequence ATGAAAATCAAAACAAAAATCAGTGAAATGCTGAAAATTGACCTACCTATCATCGCTGCACCAATGTTCCTCGTCTCCTACCCGGAGTTAGTGGTTGCTGTCTCGGAAGCCGGGGGGATTGGATGTTTTCCTTCCTTGAACTATAGAACACCAGAACAGTTAAGAGAAGGAATCCTTGAAATTCGTTCCAAAACCAAAAAACCAATTGGTGTTAACCTCATCCTTCACAAAGAACATAACCCCAATTGGGCCAAACAATTCGAAGTGGTTATGGATTTAAAAGTAGAACTCATCATTACAAGTCTTGGAACACCTAGAACCATCGCAAAAGAAATCAAATCCAACGGATCCACTTTGTTCTGTGATGTCACCACACTCAAACACGCGAACATTGTCGCAAAGTCTGGGGCAGATGCACTCATTGCTGTATCACAAGGAGCAGGAGGACATGCAGGAGCCATCACGCCTTTTGCTCTCATTCCTTACTTAAAAAAAGAAGTAGGCCTACCAGTGATAGCAGCGGGAGCCATCTCTACTGGATCACAAATGGCAGCAGCATTGTCTTTGGGAGCTGATGCAGTTTATATCGGAACTCGTTTTATTGCAACTCCCGAATCCAAAGCACAGAATGAATACAAACAAATGTTAATTGATTCTAGTCCTGATGAAATTGTTTATACTGAAAAAATTTCCGGAATCCCAGCCAATTGGTTGTCAAAATCAGTAGAACGTTCTCCCGAAATTCTAGAGGACGGCCCGAAAAAAATTGCGGCGGGTCATGCCGGTGGAGAAAAAGCCATTGAACAGGAATACAAACGTTGGAGAGATATTTGGTCTGCGGGGCAAGGTGTGGCACAGATTGAAGAAGTAAAACCTGCAGGCGAAATCGTAAAAGAAATTGCAGCTGAGTATTTGGCTACAGTCAATCACCTCCCTCGCTAA
- a CDS encoding alcohol dehydrogenase catalytic domain-containing protein, translating into MNLKFRAKDYKSDDSFESAEYEYFGNETEGWEIKRNGQPYLHLGPGYIPLKTISCGVCSTDIDRRFLPFPLPQIIGHEVLAEGLGENQGKQFVVEINDTYEARGDQNPDQFCKEGIPTHSPERRVLGIDRLPGGFGPYILAPVHAAISLEGVSPKAAVLMEPFAAAVQAILASPPKSGDHVAVLGPRRLGSLILAALASYRKTNNSDFRITAITRHDHLVTLSKSMGADEVVDLRKTDINNLKGQFDIVYDTTSTTSGFESALQIAKREVHLKTTNGQVMAGIAHLTELVVDELSILPYSDANALFHWKKENRKNQTVFVFAGVSEVIKENLKKQFTVFEGSSSDAENILNSEKFSNRLPRFDLVVVSNPEELSLSIRPNSNHENSLVRPRGAILVDTTKGNQWTEETKLVSKFFAEGKEIHSSRCGDFHMAISLLRENPEITKALETNLISHRFPSDQLELAYATAKDPSSVKVVVDFN; encoded by the coding sequence ATGAACTTAAAATTTCGAGCTAAGGATTACAAATCCGATGACTCGTTTGAATCCGCAGAATACGAGTATTTTGGCAATGAAACTGAAGGATGGGAAATCAAACGGAATGGCCAACCCTACCTACATTTAGGCCCCGGTTATATCCCCCTCAAAACCATTTCTTGCGGTGTATGTTCCACTGACATAGACCGGCGTTTTTTACCTTTTCCTTTGCCCCAAATCATCGGCCACGAAGTTCTCGCGGAAGGTTTAGGTGAAAACCAGGGCAAACAATTTGTAGTCGAAATCAATGACACCTACGAAGCCAGGGGCGATCAAAATCCGGACCAATTCTGCAAAGAAGGAATTCCTACACATTCCCCAGAAAGGCGAGTCCTTGGAATCGATAGACTTCCTGGCGGCTTTGGCCCCTATATCTTAGCACCAGTCCATGCTGCCATTTCTCTCGAAGGAGTTTCGCCCAAAGCAGCAGTTCTCATGGAACCATTTGCAGCGGCCGTGCAAGCCATCCTTGCCTCACCTCCCAAATCCGGTGATCATGTAGCAGTACTTGGTCCTCGCAGATTGGGAAGTTTGATTTTAGCTGCACTTGCTTCTTATAGAAAAACCAACAATTCTGATTTTCGCATAACGGCAATCACAAGGCATGACCATTTGGTAACCTTATCAAAATCTATGGGAGCAGACGAGGTTGTTGATCTTCGCAAAACAGACATTAATAATCTGAAAGGCCAATTTGATATCGTTTACGACACAACTTCGACTACCTCGGGATTTGAATCGGCACTTCAAATTGCCAAAAGAGAAGTTCATTTAAAAACAACTAACGGCCAAGTGATGGCCGGGATCGCACATTTGACGGAACTAGTGGTCGATGAACTTTCGATCCTACCTTATTCAGATGCAAATGCACTTTTCCATTGGAAAAAAGAAAATCGTAAAAACCAAACAGTATTTGTGTTTGCTGGTGTTTCGGAGGTCATCAAAGAAAACTTAAAAAAACAATTCACTGTTTTTGAAGGAAGTTCTTCTGATGCTGAAAACATTCTAAACTCGGAAAAATTTTCTAATCGTTTGCCTAGATTTGATCTGGTGGTTGTGTCCAATCCAGAAGAGTTGAGTTTGTCAATTCGGCCAAATTCAAATCATGAAAATTCTTTGGTTCGTCCAAGAGGAGCCATCCTGGTTGATACTACCAAAGGAAACCAGTGGACAGAAGAAACAAAACTTGTTTCAAAGTTTTTTGCTGAAGGAAAAGAAATTCATAGTTCCCGTTGCGGAGATTTTCATATGGCAATTTCTTTACTCCGAGAAAATCCAGAAATCACCAAGGCATTAGAAACCAATTTGATTTCACATCGTTTTCCTTCTGATCAATTGGAACTGGCTTATGCAACAGCAAAAGATCCTTCCAGTGTCAAAGTAGTGGTCGATTTTAATTAA
- a CDS encoding PP2C family protein-serine/threonine phosphatase, which translates to MKEVKSYKSIQTLLLFVLYLGFVILFYGCFDLDSETKPDEKFQQSVYLLDRYYFWSPVEIQDPNSIPNNVWRKFEPHQLGLNPQENQFLYIKFSDQFVRQLSSPVLSIGIALEQFKLFQGEELVFESKLQDHIFPYIIPLKQNPSGSLIFQFRSRYKGFIGMDREVFFKDHSQALVDLFLDNFSETFFAPILLILSIIFFGFYFLRKREIIFFNFSILLFSAFLIEVLNGFVGFSLSQFSYLIVPLTYLNFAFFPFALLLFLIGIFPPFFRNLFKILASLHLIVFFISLVSNFEDGISYLNSENDYQWMIAVEGIVAIFSSIYVLIKGNKNLRTITLGLLFIVVGGLHDILVDLEFLDYGVRLIHYSFILMLILFGFYVFKHYLELLHSISRMNAELRTKNKELQRLIQIDKDLALAHALQKSLLSSKYNEDDRIRIIGFSQNLESVGGDYFDHTKDSMGNWAILMADVSGHGISSAMVAAMSKMAFVGASAYLQFPSRVFHSMNRHLVGKTKNLFITASYVFIDTESYTATFSNAGHPGFFLIRNSESNIIHLNVKGKPLGLFSHLPYAEETVTLEPGDKILLYTDGIFDLLNEAGDSFGEEKLKSLLWDNRYQKFQDLAKVIQDSLFKFSAGWKYQMDDLSFLLLEIK; encoded by the coding sequence TTGAAAGAAGTCAAATCATATAAATCGATTCAAACTCTCTTACTGTTTGTTCTTTATTTAGGGTTTGTGATTTTATTTTACGGATGTTTCGATTTAGATTCGGAAACCAAACCGGATGAGAAGTTCCAACAATCCGTTTATCTTTTGGATAGGTATTATTTTTGGTCTCCAGTAGAGATTCAAGATCCAAATTCGATTCCTAACAATGTTTGGCGAAAATTCGAACCCCATCAGTTGGGATTGAACCCACAAGAAAATCAGTTTCTCTATATCAAATTCAGTGATCAGTTTGTTAGGCAACTGAGTAGTCCTGTCCTTTCCATTGGGATTGCCTTAGAGCAGTTTAAACTTTTTCAAGGAGAAGAGTTGGTTTTTGAATCAAAACTCCAGGATCATATTTTTCCTTACATCATTCCTCTCAAACAAAATCCTTCAGGTTCTCTCATCTTTCAATTCCGTTCAAGATACAAAGGTTTTATTGGAATGGACCGCGAAGTTTTTTTTAAAGATCATTCACAAGCTTTGGTGGATTTGTTTTTAGATAATTTTTCGGAAACTTTTTTTGCTCCCATTTTACTCATCCTTTCTATTATCTTTTTTGGATTTTATTTTTTAAGGAAAAGAGAAATTATATTTTTTAATTTTTCGATTCTATTGTTTTCAGCCTTTTTAATCGAAGTATTGAATGGTTTTGTTGGGTTTTCACTGAGCCAGTTTTCTTATTTGATAGTCCCTCTTACTTATTTGAATTTTGCTTTTTTTCCCTTTGCACTTTTACTTTTTCTCATTGGAATTTTTCCTCCATTCTTTCGGAACTTATTTAAGATACTCGCGAGTCTTCATTTAATTGTTTTTTTTATATCCTTAGTAAGTAATTTTGAAGATGGGATTTCCTACCTCAATAGTGAAAATGATTACCAGTGGATGATTGCTGTTGAAGGGATCGTTGCGATTTTTTCTTCTATTTATGTTTTAATCAAAGGAAACAAAAACCTTCGAACCATTACCTTAGGATTACTTTTTATTGTTGTTGGTGGACTTCATGACATTTTGGTGGATCTTGAATTTTTAGATTATGGGGTTCGACTCATCCATTATAGTTTTATTTTAATGCTGATACTATTTGGATTTTATGTTTTTAAACATTACCTGGAGTTATTACATTCTATTAGTCGAATGAATGCGGAACTGCGGACAAAAAATAAGGAATTACAAAGACTCATCCAAATAGATAAGGATTTAGCATTAGCCCATGCACTCCAAAAATCACTGTTATCATCCAAATATAATGAAGACGATCGGATTCGGATCATTGGGTTTTCGCAAAACTTAGAATCGGTGGGTGGTGATTATTTTGACCATACAAAAGATAGTATGGGGAATTGGGCCATCCTTATGGCAGATGTTTCTGGGCATGGAATTTCTTCTGCTATGGTCGCTGCTATGTCTAAAATGGCCTTTGTGGGTGCAAGTGCCTATTTACAATTCCCTTCTCGTGTTTTCCATTCGATGAACAGGCATTTGGTTGGAAAAACAAAAAACTTATTTATCACAGCATCTTATGTATTCATTGATACAGAATCTTATACGGCCACATTTAGTAATGCAGGCCATCCAGGTTTTTTTCTGATTCGGAATTCGGAGTCAAATATCATTCATTTGAATGTGAAAGGAAAACCATTAGGTTTGTTTTCCCATTTACCTTATGCAGAAGAAACTGTAACACTTGAGCCAGGTGATAAAATTTTACTCTACACCGATGGAATCTTTGATTTGTTAAATGAGGCAGGCGATAGTTTTGGTGAAGAAAAACTTAAATCGTTGTTATGGGACAACCGATACCAAAAATTCCAAGATCTAGCAAAGGTCATCCAAGATTCTCTTTTTAAATTTTCAGCAGGATGGAAATACCAAATGGATGATTTGAGTTTCCTTCTTTTGGAAATTAAATAA
- a CDS encoding NUDIX domain-containing protein: MSKHGFFQITQKLFLRNGENLLVLRDRKSGHGDLPGGRMNEDEFFSDWSESIFREVSEELGEQIKIDVSPDPIFIHKHMVNEGNIPCVIVAYTANLLAGDIQLSEEHDFMDWVNIKTFDPSKLFSEYMLEAVQLYLKKYA; this comes from the coding sequence GTGAGTAAACATGGTTTTTTTCAAATCACTCAGAAGTTGTTCCTTCGTAATGGAGAAAACTTACTCGTTTTACGCGATAGGAAGTCCGGCCATGGAGACCTTCCCGGTGGTAGAATGAATGAAGATGAATTTTTTTCTGATTGGTCTGAAAGTATCTTTCGTGAGGTTTCTGAAGAATTGGGGGAACAAATTAAAATTGATGTCAGCCCAGATCCAATTTTTATTCATAAACATATGGTAAATGAGGGGAATATCCCTTGTGTCATTGTTGCTTATACCGCCAACTTACTTGCTGGAGATATTCAATTATCAGAGGAACATGACTTTATGGACTGGGTAAATATCAAAACCTTTGATCCATCTAAACTTTTTTCGGAGTATATGTTGGAAGCAGTCCAACTTTATTTAAAAAAATATGCATAA